The segment CGCAGGAATGGGCAACAGGCTGGACCGGGCGCAGTAGTTCTCGGCAAATGCGGTGATGATCGCCGCCGCGTACGTGAACCCGTGCCCGCTGTTGCCCGACCCGTTGATCTGCACGACCTGCATGTGCGGCAGGGGACGCGGGATGAGCTTGGTGGCCAGTTCGGAGATGGTAGCGCCCCACGCCAGGCCGATGATGTCGCCCGGCTGGATGATGCTGTTGAGGTAGTGCGCCGCGAAGGCCGTGACCTTCGCGGTGCGCGCGGCGACGCTGGCGTCCGGCAGGACCGGGACCACCAGCACCCGTGGCACTTCGTACTGCTGTTCGATATGCCGCTCCAGCTCGAGGCCCTGCTGTCGGTGATCATGAATGCGAAACTCGACGAGTCCCTGCTCTTTCGCCAGGCTGAGCAACCGGGAGACGCGGCTGCGTGACAGTCCGAGTTGCTCGGCGATTTCCTCAGTCTTGAGGTTCAGGTGGTAGTACATCCTGGCCACCTGCAGCGGCTCATCCAGTGTCTTCATGGGGGAACATTACAACTCCTAGACTCATGTCGAGCCATAACGCGGGGAAGCGGATGCGGGTGGGACGGAATCATGTCACAGTGTGGCGTTCGCGGGAGCGTGCTCCGGCAGCGTGATTTCCGGTGGGCGGCCCGGCAACTGATACGCCGAGGCCAGTTGCTGGTACTGCACGACCTGCTCAGCCTGCCATGCGGGGTCGTGGCCGAGTTCTTCTGCGAGGAGCTCGGCTACGCGCGGGGCGGCTTCCAGGCTGGCGCGTGCGTTCAGCAGCAGGGCGCGCGTGCGGCGGGACAGTACGTCCTCGACGGTGCGGGCCAGCTCGAAGCGCGCCGCCCAGCGCACCTGCGCCTCCAGGTCCGGTAGGTCCGGGTGAAGCCGGCGATCGGCGCCCTCGAGTTGCAGGACTGCGTCGGCGTCACTGCCGTATGCCTGTAGGGCGCCCCCGGTCCGCTCAGTCCAGCCGTGCAGATGGAGCCGTTGGGTGCGGCACTCGCGTGGGGGCAGACCGGCCACCTCGGCGCTCTTGTTGATGGTGTCCTCGCCCATCTTGCGGTAGGTTGTCCATTTGCCGCCGGTGATGGTCACCAGGCCGGATTCAGCGACCCGCAGCACGTGGTCGCGTGACAGGGCGGCGGTTGACTGATCCTTCTCGGCCTTCACAAGGGGGCGCAGGCCGGCGAAGACGCTCAGCACGTCGGTCCGGCCTGGGGAGGGGTCGAGATAGCGGGCGGCCGTCCGCAGGATGAACTCAACTTCCTCCTCCAGCGGGCGAGGCTCCATGGTGGCCCGCTCCACGGAGGTGTCGGTCGTACCGAGAACCACCCGGTCATGCCACGGCACCGCGAACAATACCCGGCCGTCGTCGGTGCGGGGAATCATCACGGCGCTGTCACCCGGCAGGAAGCGCTTGTCCACGACCAGGTGCACGCCCTGACTGAGTGACAGCATCTTGGCGGCGTCCGGTTCATCCATGCGGCGGATTTCGTCCACGAAGACACCGGTGGCGTTGATGACCCCGCGAGCGCGCAGTTCAAATTCCTCACCGGTCTCCGCGTCGCGGACGAGCACGCCGGCGACGCGTCCTCTCGTTTTTATGAGGCCTGTGACGGGCAGGTAGTTCAGGGCGGTGCCGCCCGCGTTCTGGAAGGTGCGCAGCAGCGTTATGGCCAGCCGGGCGTCATCGAACTGACCGTCAAAATACAGAATGCCGCCGCGCAGACCGTCGTGACGCAGGGTGGGGGCTCGCTGCAGCGCCGCGTCGCGGCCCAGTTGCTTGCTGCTTGCGAGGTTCAGTTTCCCCGCCAGCAGGTCGTACAACTTCAGGCCCACGCCGTAGTATGGCCCGGCCCACCAGTTGTAGGCTGGCACGACGAACCCCAGGTCACGCACCAGGTGCGGCGCGTTGCGGCGTAGCAGCCCGCGCTCACGGAGTGCTTCGCGCACCAGACCGATGTTACCCTGCGCGAGGTAGCGCACACCGCCGTGCACAAGTTTGGTACTGCGGCTGCTGGTGCCCTTGGCAAAATCGTGCGCTTCGAGCAGCAGTGTGCGGTAACCGCGCGTGGCGGCGTCCACGGCGGCGCCGAGCCCGGTGGCCCCACCACCGATAATGATGAGGTCCCACTGATCCGAGGCGTTCAAGGCATTGAGTTGTGAGCTTCGTTTGAGTGGTATTGCCATGGTTATTCTCCGTTCCGATGTGTCATCCTCAGCGCAAGTCGAAGTAATCCGCCAGGAACGCCTCGAGGGTGAGGGCAGTGTGCCGCGGCTGGATACTGGAGTCGGGCAGGTCCTCGGCTTTCGTCTCGCCAGAGAACACCAGCAGCGTGTCGACGCCCATCCGCACGCCCAGCTCGATATCGGTGTAGAGGCGGTCGCCGGCAAGCAGCGCCTTCTCCGCCACGTTCTGCTTCAGGTAGGCGGCCATGACTTCCCCAGGCTTGCCGAAGTGGGTAAGCGGTTGGACACCAGTGACGTCTTCCAGCATCCGCGCAAAAGATCCGCAGTCGGGAATCGGGCCGTCGCGGGTAGGACAGTTCACGTCGATGTTGGTGAGGTAGTACGGTACACCTGCATTGATCAGCTCGGCGGCGCGCTGCAGTTTAGGGTAGTTGAGGGTGCGGTCGAAGCTGAGCAGCACGAACTGCGCGGCGGCGTCGGTGTGCACGATCCCGTGATTGTCACTCAGCTGCCGGCGCAGGGCGGGCGTGCCTAACACGAAGCCGCGTGGATTTGGACCGTGGTGTTCGCGCAGGTACGATCCGGCCACCTCGGCGGGTGTGATGATCTGTTCGAGCCGGACGTTCAAGCCCAGGCGTTGGAGTTTGCTGACGTAGTCGCTCTTGCTGACACTGGTGTTGTTGGTGAGGACAGTTACGTTGACGCCCCGCGCGGCCAGGGTGTTGATCTGCTCGATCACCCGGCCGATGGGCAGGCCGTCCAGGTAGACGGTGCCGTCCAGGTCGAGGATGAGCTGGGTGTACTCGGGATTAGGCATATTCAGCGGGGGAGCTGCATCAGATGACCTTGCTGCGCAGCCAGCTCGCAACGATCTCAGCAAGAATTACCACGATGATGATGGCGAGAAGGATGGTTGCGACGACCGGCCACGCGAAGGTGTTGATGGCGCCCTGCAGGAGCAGCCCGATGCCGCCCGCACCAACCAGCCCCAGCACCGTAGATTCGCGGATGTTGATGTCCCAGCGCAGGATGGAGACGCTGAGGAAGGCTGGCATGATCTGCGGAATCACCCCGAACAGCAGCACCTTGCTCTTGGACGCGCCGGTCGCGGTCATCGCCTCGACTTGGTTGTGGTCGATTTCCTCAATGGCTTCTGCGATGAGCTTCCCCGTGAAGCCGATGGAGCGGAATGCGATAGCCAGAATCCCTGCGACGGGACCGGGGCCGAAGATCGCAACGAACAGCAGTGCCCAGATGATGGTGTTCACCGAGCGGGTGGACACTAGGATCAGCCGGCCTAGCCACAGCGCGAAGACATTCGGTGTGGTGTTCTGCGCGGAGATGTAGGCGACCGGCAGGGACAGACCGATGGCGATGACGGTCGCGAGCGTCGCGATGTTGATGGTGTCAATCATCGCCCGGAGGATCTCGGGGCTGCGGCTGACATCCGGCGGCGTCATACGGCCTAGCAGATCCCCAATCTGGGTGGGGGCGTCCAGCACCCACAGCCACTCGACCTCCAGCGTCCGGATCGCCCAGTACATCACGAGACCCACTCCCAGGTAGCTGAGGTACGTCAGGAGGCGTTGCAGCGCCGAATGAAGCTGCCAGTGATAGTGCCTTTCTTGCGCTTCAATGACCTTGTTCACGTGAAGTTTCTCCTCAGGCGCCCGCTGATGCCCTCACTGATAAGGATGAGGGCGATGACGACTAGCAGGATGGCCAGGGCGAAGTCGTAGTCGTAACGGCCGAATGCGCTGTTAAGCGTCGCACCGATGCCGCCCCCGCCGACGATCCCGACGATGGCGGAAGCGCGTAGGTTACTGTCCAACTGGTAGAGGGTGAGGCCGACCTGCCGCGGTAGGACTTGCGGTAACACGGCATACATCAGGGTTTTGAGCCTACCTGCGCCAGTCGCCTCAATCGCCTCCACCTGCCCCTGGTCAATTTCCTCTATGGCGTCCGCGAGGAGCTTCGCGACGAATCCCAGCGAGTAGACGGCGAGTGTCAGGACGCCGGCCAGCGGTCCGAACCCCAGTGCCTTCACGAACAGGATCGCGACAATGATGGGGTGGAAGCTGCGCGCCACGACGATAACGAAGCGCCCGACCGTGCGGACCGGGGCGGGCACAATATTCCGCGCGGACAGCAGGGCAACTGGAATACTGATCAGCACTCCGAGCACGGTCGCCAGAATGGCGATCTTGATCGACTCGACGAATCCCTCGATAAGCAGTTCAGTTCGGGAGAAGTCCGGTGGTAATGCACTGCTGAAGATGATCTGCGCGCGGGTGAGACCCTGCTGGATTCGCTCCCAGTTGAAAGGGAGGGTGCTGATCGCCCAGAAAAAATAGACGAACACGCCGACGAAGAAGGCATAGCGCAGCGCGGGATGCGCTATGAAGTGAGGTTTGCGCCAGGTGCGCTTGTGAGGATTCGTGAGCATCACATTCCCGCAGGGCGCGCGCTACCCGCTTTTTCGAGAGTGGTTTCCTGACCGGCAGGAAGAAGACCCTGGTAGATTCGTTCGAGCTGCCGGTCATCCAGATCCTGGGGTAGACCGTCGAACATGATGCGACCATGCCGCAGGCCCACGATGCGTTGGGAGTACAGCTTGGCCTGCTCGACGTTGTGGATGTTGATCAGAACTGGTAGCGTGAGTTCCTCAGCCAGCTCCTGGAACAGTCGCATGATTTGCTCGGAGGTGACGGGGTCGAGGGAAGCGGTGGGTTCGTCTGCGAGGAGGATCTTGGGGTTCTGCATCAGGGCTCGCACGACACCGACGCGTTGACGTTGCCCTCCGGACAACGCGTCCGCGCGCTTGTTGACGAAATTCTCGAGGCCAACCCGTTCGAGCAGGTGGTACGCTCGGTCGATGTCGTCTTGTGGGAAGCGCCTGGACAGTGCCTGGTAGAAACTGACGTAACCGAGTCGCCCGGAGAGGACGTTCTCCATGACGCTCAGACGGTCGACCAAGTTGAAGCTCTGGAATACCATGCCGATCTGCCGACGTGCCTGGCGTAGTTCGGAGCCGCGGAGTCGGACGAGGTCAGTGCCGTTGAGTTCGATGGAGCCGGAGGTGGGTTCGATTAAACGATTGATGCAGCGCAGGAGGGTGCTTTTACCTGCCCCTGAAGAGCCGATGATCGAGGTGACCCCGCTCTGGTCGACGGTGAGGTTGAGTTGTTTGAGCACGGGCTCAGCGGCGCCGTAGCTCTTCACCAGGTTGGTGATCTTTAGCATGCTGCTCTCCAGGGAAGAAACAATAGTAATGCCGGGCAAGCATGGCTTGCCCGGCACGGGGGTTACTTCAGTTCGGTGGCGGTGTACTTGACATTGTTCGCCTTCTGAATGGAGCGAATGACTTTCCAGTCCTTCTGGTAGGTGATCGGAACGAACTTGCTGACGCCTTCGAATTCCTTGCCGAGTGCGGTGCCCTTGAAGTTGAAGGTGAAGAATGCTTCGCGGATCTTCTTGACAAGATCGGGGTTCAGGTTGTGCGCGTAGTTGTAGGAGGTGGTGGGAAAGCGGTCTGACTCGTAGATGACCTTGACCTGGTTGGGGTCGTACAGCTTGCGGTCGGCCATGCGCTCGACTACTTCCGACGCGACCGGGGCGGCGTCGTAGTCGCCGGCGACTACGCCAAGCATGGAATTGTCGTGGCTGCCGGAGAAGATGACCTTGTAGTCCTTTTCGGGGATGATGCCAGCCTCGGGGAAAAGGGCCATGGGCGCTTGGTGACCGGAGTTAGAGGTTGGTGAGGTGTGCGCGACCCGTTTGCCTTTCAAATCCTTCATCCCGTTGATGCCGCTATCTTTGCGGGTGTACACCTGGAGCGTATAACCGAATTTACCTTCGTCGCTGCCCATGACCGCGAAGGGTACCGCACCGGCGAGGTTCACCGCGTAGGGAGTGGGGCCGGTGGAAAAGCCTGCGATGTGCAGGCGTCCGCTGCGCATCGCTTCGACCTGCGCGGAATTCGATTGCACCGCGAAGAACTTGACTCGCTTGCCAGTGACTTTTTCGAGGTGCTGCAGGAAAGGCTTCCAGATGTTCCCGTACACGGCTGGGTCCTCCACCGGGGTGTAGGCAAAGTACAAGGTGGAAGGGTTAATGAACTTCTTGCGATCGGTGGGAGTGTCCGCGACGAGGTCGTTGTCGCGGTCGCAGTAGGCGACGTCGAGCTGCCCGCGGGGGCACGTGCCGCCCTGCGCGCTGGCGGTGGTCGCGAACAGCAGGCCCAGTGTAAGAAGAGGCAGCAGGGAACGCGTGGTCGAAGTCGTGACAGTTGCTGTGTTAGACATGGTGTTTCCTCCGGTTGGATAGGCGCGGTGGCATGAGGAGCGAACGTCGTTGGACAGCACCTAGATTCTTTGCTTCTTTCACACGTTTTCTCAGAGGTGTCGCTCAAACGTGCAACGACGGCTCCAAAAAAAACCCAGTGTTAGGGCAAGGAAATGAAAATGGCTTGGTTCAACAGTAGCACAAACGGCGGGGCGGGAGCGGAGGATGCCCCTGAGAGGTGGCCAGAAATTAAGCTTCAGACCTCAGGTCTGTGATCACTCACATCAATCCATTTCAGATTGTGCGCCAAGACATTCAGCGCGACTTTCTCAAGCACCGATAAAGTTGCCGTCTGGTTGGCGCCGGAAATGAGAGGAGATTCAGAAGTACCATACGGCCATGAAACGTTCCCTGTCGGCCCTGGCATTCTTCGCCCTGACCCTCGCTGGGGCGCAGACGGCTCCCGCACCCACGCTGGCCCCCAACCCGGTCAACAAGGCCCTCAACATCAGTGGACGCAGCCTGCAAATGCCCGAGAGCATCCGCTGGGTCACTGTGGATGAGATCCGGGCCAGCCTGCCAGACCGGCCCATCAACGTCAGCTTCGACATTGACGACACCGTGCTGTCGAGCAGCGGGTGTTTCTGGTGGGGCCAGCAAACCTTCTCGCCGGGCAGCACCGAGTACCTGAAAAAACAGATTTTCTGGGACGCCGTGAACGGCTGCGACCGCTTCTCGATTCCCAAAGACAGCGCCCGCGCCCTGATCAAGATGCATCAGAACCGCAACGACCAGATTTCTTTATCACCGGCCGCACCGCCCCACGCCAGATGGAACTGCTGACGCCGCTGCTGGTCAAGACGTTTGGCAGCAAGAACATGCACTTCGTCAATTTCTCCGGGGGTATTCCCCACGACACCCAGTACGACAAGACGCCGTTTATCAAATCATTGAACATCGACTTGCACTACGGCGATTCCGACAATGACATCACGGCGGCGATGGAAGCCGGACCACAGGTGCGCGCCATTCGCGTGATCCGTGCGGCCAACTCCACCAATCTACCTGTGCCCGCTGTGGGCGGGTTTAATGAGGAAGTGCTGCGCGATTCAGCGTGGTGAACCTTCGGGAACGACATGCCTCATTGATCAGTTCGTGGCTGGAATAAGGTGCTGTTGCTCTGGCGACAGCACCTATGCCGCTATAGCTCGTCGGAGTAGGTCTGTTCGCCGGGGCTAGGCCGGTAGATCACGCGCACCCGCACGATGTCCAGCACGTAATTGACCGACACCACCTGGACATGCAGGATGTTCAGGCCGGTGCGTTCCCGCAACTCCTCAAGCAGTTCGGCACGGCGGGCCAGCGGGGCCAGCTCGACCCGTTCGTAGTCCACTTGCAGGGCGGCCAGCGGCCGGGCGAACAGCGTGCTCTGGGCCAGCAGCAGCGTGACCAGCACCGTCGCGTTCACCAGCAGCAGCGTGGGCAGCGGCGCGTCCGACAGGCCGTTGATCATCGCCATCGCCACGACCACGAACAGGTACGTCAGGTCGCGGGTGGTGATCGCCCCAGTGCGGTAACGCAGGATGCCGAACACCGCGAACAGACCGAAGCCGAAGCCCAGGCTGATCTCGGCCCCAGAGAACACCGACACCACCAAGAAGATGGTGACGCCGAACATCAGCAGGCTGAACATCATGTTGGGGTTCTGCTGGGTGCGGCTGTACAGGCCGCGCGTCACCAGCAGGACAAAGGCGAGGTTCAGCAAGAAGATCTGGGGCTGCAACGCGTCTAAACCGGGCATCTCAGGCGTTCCTGGCCTGGAGGCGGTGCAGTTGCCGCAGTTGCGGCAGTAGCAGGTTGTGCTTGAGCTGCGGATAGTGCAGCGCGCAGCCCACCCCGAACTTGCTCAGGCTACCGCCGCGCAGCCCCAGTTGCCGGGCGATTCCGTGGAAATACGTGGCCCGCAGGGCACCGGGACACTTCAACTCGGCGATCACTACCTTGCCGAACGCATGGCATTCACCCGTCTCCGGCGAGATCAGCCGCAGGTTCAGGTCCAGGGTCAGCCGCTCAGGCGTGGGATGAACCCGAACCAGGGTAATGCGGCTGCACTCCACGTCGATGACGGGACGCAGCACGGTGGGGTCGATGGCGTGCGTGGCCAGGAACTCCGCCTGTTCGGTGGGCTGGGGATGGGGCGCGGGCACCCGGGTCTTGCGGGTGACGCCGCGCTCGCGCCTCTTGATTTCCAGGAAGCTGGCCCCGGTGCTGCGGTACAGACGCCAGCGCAGCTTGTGGCGGCGCTCGCGGGCGAGGTGCTGCGCGCGGTAGGCCTCGAACGTGGCTGTATCGTAGTAGCGGCTGAGGTAGCCCTGCACCGTCTGCCCGCCTGCGCTCAGCACCCGGTAGGCCCCGCCCACAGCCAGCAGCAGCTCGGGCAACTGCGCCAGCGGGAAGGCGAACTTGTACTCGCTGCGGTCCATCAAGGCCGCCGCCTCCAGCTCGGTCAGCCCGATGGGCGCGAAGTCAGCGAGCCAGCCGGGCTCCACCGGGGCATAGGTGGGCAAGGGGGTAGACGACAACATGGGTCTCATGTTAGGTGAGCACATGAGGCGAAGATGAAAAGGAGAGTTGAGGCGGCAGGTTGCGCTGAGCGTTCTCTCCTTCTGGAAGCGGCCGCATCACTGTATTCCGCACCGCTCTTTTCGGCCAAGCTGGGCTTATCTCAAGATTGGCGCGTCCTCCGGCGCCAAGAAGAGAACAGGCCCCTGCGGGAACCGTCGTCTGGGCCTATGCCCGGGTACGCTCACTCCCCTCACGGCGTTGTTTGAGCTTGCCCCGATCTTACATCTTACGGCTCTTCCTCGGGAGTGCGGAAGAGCCGCAAAACTGAGGTATCCCCAGATTCCTTGTAGAGAGGAAAAGACCAGAGCAAGGTCTGTCGTCTCTCAGGATCTTGAGGGCGAAGTCCTGAGCCTGGAACGACTCAGCCATGGATCGGGTCACGCAGGTCGAGTTCAACCGGTTGTGACGGTACGCTGTTCTCTGACGTGTAGCCACTGAAACTGTGTGGTGCGAGTCCTTGCACAGGCACGCCGAGCAGGTTGAAAGAGCCGCGGGTAAAGTGCGTGACGGTGTCTCCGCTGCGCTCGGTGAGGGACGCCGGGCGGTCTGGGGTGGTGATTCTGAGGCTGGCTTTGAGGAGTTCCAGAGCCGACTCGTCAAGCATAGCGATGGGATCACTGCTGGCGCGTAGACCACCGGCGACATCCAGCATGCCCAGCAGAGCGCCGCGTTCTTGGTCGCTGAGCAAGCTGCGTTCGCGGCGGGCGATCATCACGTCCGGGTCGTTCTGGTACCACAGATGCTGGTACCAACGGGCCAGCACGGTATGCAGCGCATTCCGGGCACTGGGCGCGGCCCCGTCTCCCAGCAGTACGCGCCGCGCCTCGTCATCCCAGAACGGCGCGACGTCCGGACCGGTGCGCATGGCGTCTACCAGCCCAATACTGGGTGTGAGGGGCGCGCCGCACCCCAGGATAAACCCGTCCCCAAACCCGTCACGGATGGCTTGAAGTCCGCGACGGTAGGCCTCAGCACGTGAAGCGCTGGCATCATGACGAACCCCAGGGAAGGCTGCACCATACAAGAAATCGATCTTGAGGTAATTGTAGCCCCAGGAACGAATGGTCGCTGCGAGCTCGCGTAACCACGTCAGCACGTCCGGATGCGTGGTGTCGAGGGTGGCGTACGTGCCTCCCCAATTGTTGCCGAACAGCAGGGGGTATCCCTCCTCGTTCTGGAGCATCCACTCGGGGTGCGCCGCATACAGCTTCGAGTGGGGGCCCACCAAGAACGGCGCAATCCAGATGCCCGCCCGGAAACCCAAGGCTTTGAGCTCCGCGGGCAATTCCTTAGCATGACGGCCAAAGCGGGGATTCGGCTCCAACCAGTCGCCCAAATCGGCCTGAAACCCGTCATCGAGTTGGAATACGTCGAAGGGCAGCTGTTTCTCGCGGGCGAGACGCGCATTGTCCACCATGATGTCGAAAGTGACGTCCAGGTAATAGCTGTACCAGCTGCACCATACCCGGAGAGGGGCAGGATTGAGCGCCCCCATGGTCGAGCCGAGTTGGGCGGCGAGCTGCTCCACGGTGTCGCGGACGTCACTGGTCTCCTGCCAGACGACGTCCACATCCGGACCTTCGATTGAGCAACTGACCTGCACCCGGTCCACGTCAATTCGCGCTTCCCAGTGGGCGAAGGAGCGGGATAGGTCCAGGGCGCAGCCGACCCAGCCCCCACCGTCTGGACGGATCAGGGCCATCAGGCCGTGGCTGCGCCAGACACCCGCCTGGCCGGAAGGAGGAAACAGCGGATCCTGACCCTGGTCAATCATCCACGGCAGGCTGGCACGCAGGGGCGTGTCGGTGAGCGGGCGGAGTTCAGATTCACTCCACGACTGATACCCGTTCGTGAGAACCAAGAGGGAGGACGGATCGGCAGAAATGGTCCAGCGTTGTGCGGGAGTGGTCATGGTGGGGCTCCAAGAGGGGAATGGGAGAGCGGGAAGCGGGACGGCCATCCTCAGTCGGCGGCCTGAAGTTCCTGTGGAATGAAATCCCCATGCTGAGCCAAGAGCTCGGTCGTCAATGCCCAGATCTGATCCAGATCGAGTTCGGCGCTGGTGTGCGGATCAAGCATGGCCGCGTGGTAGATGTGCTCGCGGTTTCCCGTGACGATCGCCTCGACGGTGAGGGCTTGCACGTTGATGTTGGTCTGCATCAGACCTGCAAGCTGCGGGGGAATCCGGCCGATGCGGGTGGGCTGGACGCCCTGCCGGTCGACCAGGCACGGCACCTCCACGCTGCATTCGTCCGGCAGGTTGCTGATCAGTTTGCCGCTGCCGATACTGGGGGAGTTCATGACATTGCCGTACACGACGCGTGGCTGACCCGTCACCATGCTGTGAATGATCAACGAGCCATACTCCACGCTGCGCTTGACTTCCAGGGGTGCCTGGGGATCTTGCAACTGGGTCCGCAGGTCTTCCCAACCGCCGATCTGTGAGACGCAGCGGCGTGGGTACTCGTCCAAAGGCACGTTGAATTTCTCGATCAGGTCGTCCCGGCCGCGCTTGATGAAATACGGCACGTACTCGCTGAAGTGCTCGCTGCTCTCCGTGACGAAGTACCCCAGGCGGCGCAGCATCTCGTAGCGCACGCGGTTACCTGCGGGCACCTGCCCGCTTTCCGCCAGTTCCATCAGGCGTGGGTACAGGTCCTGCCCCTGATGCTCGAACTTCAGGTAGAAGGCCATGTGGTTGATGCCGGCGCACAGAAAGTCGATCTCTTCTACAGGAACGCCGAGATCGGTGGCGAGTTCGTTGGCCGTGTGCTGCACGGAGTGGCACAGGCCGACCGTCTTGATCCGCGGGGAGAGACGGGCAAGGCCCCAGACATTCATGGCCATGGGGTTGACGTAATTCAGGTGCAGGGTGTCCGGACACAAGCGTTCCATGTCACGGCTCATGTCGGCCAGCACTGGAATAGTGCGCAGGCCACGCATGATGCCGCCGATGCCGAGCGTGTCCGCGATGGTCTGACGCAGGCCGTATTTCTTCGGAACCTCGAAGTCGGTGACGGTAGCGGGCTGGTAGCCGCCCACCTGGATCATGTTGATCACGAAATCCGCGCCGTCCAGCGCGCGGTCACGTTCGGTGGTAGCACGGACACTGGGCTGTGCACCGACGGCCCGCGCCACCCGATGCGCGACCTGCTCAGTAACGTCGAGCCGTTGCTGGTTAATGTCAAACAGGCGGATGTCCGCGTTCGCAAGTTCCGGAAAGCTGAGGATGTCGCCGAGCAGATTCTGCGCAAACACAGTACTACCGGCACCGATCAGGGCAATTTTGGGTGGGGTCATGGTTGTACCTCGCTCTCTGGGGTTGAGGACGTTTGGGAGAAGGAGGGAACAGCCGCTCAGGCTGTTCCCTCATCGGCAGTTACTTGAACAGCGCATTGACTTTGGCGTTGGCCTCCTTGAGCACGGCGCTGGCTTTGACCTGACCGAGGAAGACGCGCTGCAGGGTGGTCGTCATGACGTCGTTGACCTGCGCGGCGTTGTCGGTGATCGGGAAGTAGAAGGTGCCGCCGGGGGCCTTGGCCTGGCTGACGAAGCTGCTGACGTCCACACCGCGGGCTTTGTGGGCGGCCACGGCCAGGTTGGTGGCGGACGGGATGGCGGGGAAGACGACGCCGGTACGTCCGACGGTGTTCTGGCATTCGGCGCTGGCCAGGTACTTAACCCACTTCCAGGCCGCTTCCTTGTTCTTGCTGCCGGTCCAGATGGCGTCGGACAGGCCATTGAACATGCTCATGCGTTTCCCGTTTGGGCCTTTGGGCAGCGGGGCGATGCCGACCTTGAACGGGAGCTTCTGGGTGAAGTCGCTGATCATCCACGACCCGTTGATGAACATGGCCGCCTGACCTGCGCGGAACAGGCCGTCACCGCTGCTCTGCACGTCTTTGAAGCTGGGAATCAGGCCGTGCTTAAGGTTCAGATCAGCAAGCCACTGGATGGCCTGGGCAAAGCGGGGGTCGTCGTAGTTGTACTTGGTGCCGAACAGACCGTTGTTGTGTTTCCAGCCCATGGGTGCGGTGTAGAAGGCCCATTCGGTCTGCCCGTTGAAACCAGCGCCGTAGCCGGTCAGGTAGCCGTACTGTTTGACCTGCTTCTTGTTGAATTGGGGGCTCAGACCATTCTTCCCGCTGCGGTCAACGGTGAGCCGAGCGATGGCTTTCTGCCATGTGCCGCCGTCTTTGGGGTTCCAGGTGAGGTTGGCCAGGTCGCTGGGCTTCATGCCTGCTTTAGCGAGCATGTCTGCATTGTAGAAAA is part of the Deinococcus sp. QL22 genome and harbors:
- a CDS encoding alpha-glucosidase/alpha-galactosidase, whose amino-acid sequence is MTPPKIALIGAGSTVFAQNLLGDILSFPELANADIRLFDINQQRLDVTEQVAHRVARAVGAQPSVRATTERDRALDGADFVINMIQVGGYQPATVTDFEVPKKYGLRQTIADTLGIGGIMRGLRTIPVLADMSRDMERLCPDTLHLNYVNPMAMNVWGLARLSPRIKTVGLCHSVQHTANELATDLGVPVEEIDFLCAGINHMAFYLKFEHQGQDLYPRLMELAESGQVPAGNRVRYEMLRRLGYFVTESSEHFSEYVPYFIKRGRDDLIEKFNVPLDEYPRRCVSQIGGWEDLRTQLQDPQAPLEVKRSVEYGSLIIHSMVTGQPRVVYGNVMNSPSIGSGKLISNLPDECSVEVPCLVDRQGVQPTRIGRIPPQLAGLMQTNINVQALTVEAIVTGNREHIYHAAMLDPHTSAELDLDQIWALTTELLAQHGDFIPQELQAAD
- a CDS encoding DUF4956 domain-containing protein; translation: MPGLDALQPQIFLLNLAFVLLVTRGLYSRTQQNPNMMFSLLMFGVTIFLVVSVFSGAEISLGFGFGLFAVFGILRYRTGAITTRDLTYLFVVVAMAMINGLSDAPLPTLLLVNATVLVTLLLAQSTLFARPLAALQVDYERVELAPLARRAELLEELRERTGLNILHVQVVSVNYVLDIVRVRVIYRPSPGEQTYSDEL
- the phnD gene encoding phosphate/phosphite/phosphonate ABC transporter substrate-binding protein codes for the protein MSNTATVTTSTTRSLLPLLTLGLLFATTASAQGGTCPRGQLDVAYCDRDNDLVADTPTDRKKFINPSTLYFAYTPVEDPAVYGNIWKPFLQHLEKVTGKRVKFFAVQSNSAQVEAMRSGRLHIAGFSTGPTPYAVNLAGAVPFAVMGSDEGKFGYTLQVYTRKDSGINGMKDLKGKRVAHTSPTSNSGHQAPMALFPEAGIIPEKDYKVIFSGSHDNSMLGVVAGDYDAAPVASEVVERMADRKLYDPNQVKVIYESDRFPTTSYNYAHNLNPDLVKKIREAFFTFNFKGTALGKEFEGVSKFVPITYQKDWKVIRSIQKANNVKYTATELK
- a CDS encoding sugar ABC transporter substrate-binding protein, producing MKKLLTLTATLTALTTLATSASAATTIEYWLWDANQQPAYAQCSASFTRQNPDINVKITQKGWNDYWTGLTTGFVSGTAPDVFTNHLAYYPEFASNNQLVDLNPLIKRDKVATNIYFKGLADLYVKDGKRYGLPKDFDTVGIFYNADMLAKAGMKPSDLANLTWNPKDGGTWQKAIARLTVDRSGKNGLSPQFNKKQVKQYGYLTGYGAGFNGQTEWAFYTAPMGWKHNNGLFGTKYNYDDPRFAQAIQWLADLNLKHGLIPSFKDVQSSGDGLFRAGQAAMFINGSWMISDFTQKLPFKVGIAPLPKGPNGKRMSMFNGLSDAIWTGSKNKEAAWKWVKYLASAECQNTVGRTGVVFPAIPSATNLAVAAHKARGVDVSSFVSQAKAPGGTFYFPITDNAAQVNDVMTTTLQRVFLGQVKASAVLKEANAKVNALFK
- a CDS encoding polyphosphate polymerase domain-containing protein, encoding MLSSTPLPTYAPVEPGWLADFAPIGLTELEAAALMDRSEYKFAFPLAQLPELLLAVGGAYRVLSAGGQTVQGYLSRYYDTATFEAYRAQHLARERRHKLRWRLYRSTGASFLEIKRRERGVTRKTRVPAPHPQPTEQAEFLATHAIDPTVLRPVIDVECSRITLVRVHPTPERLTLDLNLRLISPETGECHAFGKVVIAELKCPGALRATYFHGIARQLGLRGGSLSKFGVGCALHYPQLKHNLLLPQLRQLHRLQARNA
- a CDS encoding glycoside hydrolase family 36 protein, with the protein product MTTPAQRWTISADPSSLLVLTNGYQSWSESELRPLTDTPLRASLPWMIDQGQDPLFPPSGQAGVWRSHGLMALIRPDGGGWVGCALDLSRSFAHWEARIDVDRVQVSCSIEGPDVDVVWQETSDVRDTVEQLAAQLGSTMGALNPAPLRVWCSWYSYYLDVTFDIMVDNARLAREKQLPFDVFQLDDGFQADLGDWLEPNPRFGRHAKELPAELKALGFRAGIWIAPFLVGPHSKLYAAHPEWMLQNEEGYPLLFGNNWGGTYATLDTTHPDVLTWLRELAATIRSWGYNYLKIDFLYGAAFPGVRHDASASRAEAYRRGLQAIRDGFGDGFILGCGAPLTPSIGLVDAMRTGPDVAPFWDDEARRVLLGDGAAPSARNALHTVLARWYQHLWYQNDPDVMIARRERSLLSDQERGALLGMLDVAGGLRASSDPIAMLDESALELLKASLRITTPDRPASLTERSGDTVTHFTRGSFNLLGVPVQGLAPHSFSGYTSENSVPSQPVELDLRDPIHG